Proteins from one Pseudoalteromonas undina genomic window:
- a CDS encoding DMT family transporter, whose translation MQSQQQSLIYLHIAVLLFGGTALFAKLIGLNALDITAYRAAIAGVAICVLLTLQKKPIKLHHAKDYVIAILLGVAVGIHWVTYFAGMQLAGITVGMLAFFTYPVITVFLEPLFNKSKPKAKDIISAVVVIIGIYLLIPNVNLGDDITLGVVTGVVSALFFAIRNITHKRYFSEYGGPQTMFYQTLVASLMLCTFIEVPITQINDTDLILLLIAGVVFTAMPHSLFAASLKHLSAATAGLISCLQPLYGTILAIIILHERPSVMTLIGGALIVSAACFETWSISRKKQP comes from the coding sequence ATGCAGTCCCAACAACAAAGCTTAATTTACTTACATATTGCTGTCCTTTTATTTGGCGGCACCGCCTTATTCGCAAAGCTAATTGGTTTGAATGCATTAGATATTACCGCTTATCGCGCGGCTATCGCTGGGGTGGCAATTTGTGTGCTACTGACTTTGCAAAAAAAACCAATTAAGCTGCATCACGCCAAAGATTATGTGATTGCCATTTTATTAGGCGTTGCCGTAGGTATTCACTGGGTAACCTACTTTGCAGGCATGCAATTGGCAGGAATTACCGTGGGCATGTTAGCTTTTTTTACCTATCCCGTGATCACGGTATTTTTAGAGCCCCTATTTAATAAAAGTAAGCCCAAAGCAAAAGATATAATAAGCGCTGTGGTGGTGATTATTGGCATTTATTTATTGATCCCTAACGTTAATTTAGGCGATGACATCACTTTAGGTGTGGTGACGGGGGTGGTATCAGCGTTGTTTTTTGCTATTCGTAATATTACCCATAAACGCTACTTTAGTGAGTATGGTGGACCGCAAACCATGTTTTATCAAACGTTAGTGGCAAGCCTGATGCTATGTACATTTATTGAAGTACCCATAACACAAATTAATGATACTGATTTAATATTGTTGCTTATCGCCGGTGTGGTGTTTACTGCGATGCCGCATTCGTTATTTGCAGCGAGTTTAAAACATTTATCAGCAGCGACCGCTGGATTGATTTCTTGCTTACAGCCCCTTTATGGCACAATACTGGCTATAATTATTTTGCACGAACGCCCCTCAGTGATGACCCTGATTGGTGGTGCACTGATTGTTAGTGCTGCGTGCTTTGAAACTTGGTCAATCTCACGGAAAAAGCAGCCATGA
- a CDS encoding response regulator has product MALTKILAVDDEPFNLEIIEEILEELDFELKLASSGPECLSMVEEYMPQVILLDVSMPKMNGYEVCKELKANPKTQDIIVMFVSARGTVEERMEGYSVGAEDYIVKPFGHDELKQKLNKLNQVLIEKQQLEKQVKEATSTAFNAMANSSEMGQIVNYIENIGFINDVEELGKALVECLQTFGLQSNIEFRCNDTKSHFALNGVCSPIVIELFEMLKNKGRLHEFSHRILVNYEFVSLLILNMPEQDEQKHGRIRDHICFIVSVTEQQLRAITTKKMLVSQQERLNKVASTVHSKFHSLIGLLNDSRINNEKVFKQLQEELEERIPTMGLDEDQEVFIYKKVDETIQNSVARQESVDQVKKAFAEIEQDLALLLKG; this is encoded by the coding sequence ATGGCTTTAACTAAAATTCTTGCAGTCGACGATGAACCATTTAACCTCGAAATAATAGAAGAAATCCTAGAGGAATTAGATTTTGAACTTAAGCTGGCTTCGAGTGGCCCGGAATGCTTGAGCATGGTTGAAGAGTATATGCCGCAGGTTATCTTACTTGATGTAAGCATGCCAAAAATGAATGGTTACGAAGTATGTAAAGAGCTCAAAGCGAACCCTAAAACACAAGATATTATAGTGATGTTTGTATCGGCAAGGGGGACTGTTGAGGAACGTATGGAAGGTTATTCAGTAGGTGCTGAAGACTATATTGTAAAACCGTTTGGGCACGATGAGCTTAAGCAAAAGCTGAATAAGTTAAATCAAGTATTAATAGAAAAACAACAGCTTGAAAAGCAAGTAAAAGAAGCAACCTCAACCGCTTTTAATGCTATGGCAAATAGCAGTGAAATGGGTCAGATAGTTAACTATATTGAAAATATCGGTTTTATCAACGATGTAGAGGAGTTAGGTAAGGCATTAGTGGAGTGCTTACAGACATTTGGTCTACAAAGTAATATTGAATTTAGATGTAACGACACCAAATCGCACTTTGCTTTAAACGGTGTGTGTTCGCCGATTGTGATTGAGTTATTTGAAATGCTTAAAAACAAAGGTAGGTTACATGAGTTTTCTCATCGTATTTTGGTTAATTACGAGTTTGTCAGTTTATTGATTTTGAATATGCCAGAACAAGATGAGCAGAAGCATGGGCGTATACGTGATCATATTTGTTTTATTGTAAGTGTAACCGAACAGCAATTGCGCGCTATTACTACTAAGAAAATGTTGGTTTCGCAGCAAGAGCGATTAAACAAAGTGGCGAGTACTGTTCACAGTAAATTTCATAGTTTAATTGGATTGCTTAACGATAGCCGGATAAATAACGAAAAAGTATTTAAACAACTTCAAGAGGAGTTAGAAGAGCGAATCCCAACCATGGGACTAGATGAAGACCAGGAAGTGTTTATTTACAAAAAGGTCGACGAAACGATTCAAAATTCGGTGGCACGCCAAGAATCTGTTGATCAGGTTAAAAAAGCGTTCGCAGAGATAGAGCAAGATCTCGCTTTATTGTTGAAAGGCTAA
- a CDS encoding methyl-accepting chemotaxis protein — MSSYMRIYNFLEQTLFFTLTRKIVGNLSFVFLFQAITLFWLHSSLSENQQSTGLFWALTLLIVAGFIFTIFYMRFLIVRPVKAMRDTLININQQDANLAAKLPHFTFDEFRDLSEQYNQFTTHLNSLLSTTYSSAQESVQSNSQVTQSMQHTEQLSEQQINLSHTIINASNQITQSLQDIVSNTDSVHQVNNEHLSFVKLSASELSKLVEQVRLINEMLGSFSKTIAGLKENSENIRSILKMVEEFSDQTNLLALNAAIEAARAGEAGRGFAVVADEVRTLSVKVSDATRQISDFITQMNELVNETNKESQQLISHSNNAQAAINDTSEGFGKMLNEFEHNQQQLQQIANAVHLLEDTQNQTHESVEQIVALGEQAKQQIDTALHDSEQSQKLSQQTQQQLKRFVG; from the coding sequence ATGAGTAGCTACATGCGTATTTATAATTTTTTAGAACAAACTCTATTTTTTACTTTAACCCGAAAAATAGTGGGTAATTTAAGCTTTGTATTTTTATTTCAAGCTATTACATTATTTTGGTTACACAGTAGCCTCTCTGAAAATCAACAAAGCACAGGGCTATTTTGGGCATTAACCCTGCTGATTGTTGCCGGTTTTATATTTACTATTTTTTATATGCGCTTTTTAATTGTGCGCCCGGTAAAAGCCATGCGCGATACGTTGATTAATATTAATCAACAAGATGCCAACTTAGCTGCCAAACTTCCTCATTTTACTTTTGATGAATTTAGAGATTTAAGTGAACAATATAATCAGTTTACTACGCATTTAAACAGCTTATTAAGTACGACCTACAGCAGCGCTCAGGAAAGCGTGCAAAGTAATAGCCAAGTAACGCAATCAATGCAGCACACAGAGCAGCTAAGCGAACAGCAAATTAACTTAAGCCACACCATAATTAATGCCAGCAACCAAATTACCCAAAGCCTACAAGATATAGTAAGTAACACTGATAGCGTACATCAGGTAAATAATGAACATCTTAGTTTTGTTAAGCTCTCTGCGAGCGAACTGTCAAAACTGGTTGAACAGGTGAGACTTATTAATGAAATGCTGGGTAGTTTTTCTAAAACGATTGCAGGCTTAAAAGAGAATAGTGAAAACATTCGTAGCATTTTAAAAATGGTAGAAGAGTTTTCTGATCAAACTAATTTATTAGCGCTTAATGCGGCAATTGAAGCAGCGCGCGCCGGAGAAGCTGGGCGAGGTTTTGCCGTGGTTGCCGATGAAGTTCGCACCCTATCGGTTAAAGTAAGTGATGCAACCCGCCAAATTAGTGATTTTATTACCCAAATGAATGAGCTGGTTAATGAAACCAATAAAGAGTCTCAGCAGTTAATTAGTCACTCTAATAACGCACAAGCTGCAATCAACGATACCTCAGAAGGTTTTGGAAAAATGCTCAATGAATTTGAGCATAATCAGCAGCAATTACAGCAAATAGCTAACGCAGTTCATTTACTTGAAGATACACAAAATCAAACCCATGAATCGGTTGAACAAATTGTGGCGCTTGGCGAACAAGCAAAACAACAAATAGACACCGCATTGCATGACTCTGAGCAATCACAAAAACTAAGTCAACAAACCCAACAACAGTTAAAGCGTTTTGTAGGCTAG
- the rnr gene encoding ribonuclease R yields the protein MSNQDPNLSREQEKYENPVPSREFILTHLQERSKPANYTQLCEELAVNDEERQIAFKRRLRAMERDGQLYFNKFKCYALIDEAGLTKGKVVGHRDGFGFLEVEGESKDWFIAKHQMNMVLHGDIVLAKGTKRGSGSKCDARIIKVLTNERAPIVGRYFVEHGIAVVVAEDPRITQDIIILPGNEKGARHNQMVQVQITQNPSRNMNAVGKVIDVLGEHLAPGMEIEVALRNHDIPHVWPEEVEQQVAHLGEFVEEADKQGRVDLRGLPLVTIDGEDARDFDDAVYCEPKKSGGWRLWVAIADVSHYVGMNTPLNKEAIERGNSVYFPEQVIPMLPKVLSNGLCSLNPEVDRLCMVAEMTVSQEGKLSGYKFYEALMNSHARLTYTKVNAILQNDEKLRKEYAAVVPHLTDLQQMYMALKAARQERGAIEFETLETRFVFNAQRKIESIVPVIRNDAHKLIEECMILANVSAAKLLEKHEASALFRVHDEPDSEKLGNFTQFLTELGIESTLSDEPTPKEITQVLARLGDRPEAELIQTMLLRSMKQAVYQPDNIGHFGLALSAYAHFTSPIRRYPDLVVHRAIKAVLKAQGQQTSGEYAYSDDEVDQLGEQCSTTERRADDATREVADWLKCEYMQDHVGTEFNGVISSVTNFGLFIRLDDLQIDGLIHVTNLGDEYFQHDAAKHCLVGEHTHTVYRLGDKVTVQVASVSLDDRRINLTFKGDVAQDRYARRRAPKKNAPASVRSQLKAGKIPGKKSASDSKKPKDGKKPASKTKAAGKSKVTADDTTAKKKTKKKAVKKPKRPGKNARKRSSPGANNS from the coding sequence ATGTCAAACCAAGATCCAAATCTCAGTCGAGAACAAGAAAAGTACGAAAACCCAGTCCCTAGTCGTGAGTTTATACTTACTCACCTTCAAGAGCGTTCAAAACCTGCTAATTACACGCAACTATGCGAAGAACTCGCGGTCAACGATGAAGAACGACAAATAGCATTTAAGCGCCGACTTCGTGCCATGGAGCGCGACGGGCAATTGTATTTTAATAAATTTAAATGTTATGCCCTGATTGACGAAGCCGGTTTAACCAAAGGCAAAGTTGTCGGTCACAGAGACGGTTTTGGCTTTTTAGAAGTTGAAGGCGAGAGCAAAGACTGGTTTATTGCTAAGCATCAAATGAATATGGTGCTACATGGCGACATTGTTCTTGCGAAAGGCACTAAGCGTGGTTCAGGCTCAAAATGCGATGCCCGTATTATTAAAGTGCTTACTAATGAACGAGCGCCTATTGTTGGCCGCTATTTTGTTGAGCATGGTATTGCCGTTGTGGTTGCTGAAGATCCGCGCATTACCCAAGATATTATTATTTTACCGGGTAACGAAAAAGGCGCACGCCACAACCAGATGGTGCAAGTGCAAATAACTCAAAACCCAAGCCGCAATATGAATGCGGTAGGTAAAGTGATTGACGTACTGGGCGAGCATTTAGCGCCGGGTATGGAAATTGAAGTTGCGCTGCGTAATCACGATATTCCACACGTGTGGCCTGAAGAAGTTGAGCAGCAAGTTGCCCACTTAGGTGAATTTGTTGAAGAAGCCGATAAGCAAGGCCGTGTTGATTTACGCGGCTTACCACTTGTCACTATTGATGGCGAAGACGCTCGCGACTTTGATGATGCAGTTTATTGTGAGCCTAAAAAATCAGGTGGCTGGCGTTTATGGGTAGCCATTGCCGATGTATCCCATTATGTAGGTATGAACACGCCGCTTAACAAAGAAGCGATAGAGCGCGGTAATTCAGTGTATTTCCCTGAGCAAGTTATTCCAATGCTGCCAAAAGTATTGTCTAACGGTTTGTGTTCGCTTAACCCTGAGGTTGATCGCTTGTGTATGGTTGCAGAAATGACCGTATCGCAAGAGGGTAAGCTGTCGGGCTATAAGTTTTACGAAGCACTAATGAATTCGCATGCTCGTTTAACCTACACCAAAGTAAATGCCATTTTACAAAATGACGAAAAGCTCCGTAAAGAATACGCAGCTGTAGTGCCACATTTAACTGACTTACAGCAAATGTACATGGCATTAAAAGCAGCACGCCAAGAGCGTGGTGCAATTGAATTTGAAACACTCGAAACCCGTTTTGTATTTAACGCACAGCGTAAAATAGAATCTATTGTGCCAGTTATTCGTAACGATGCGCACAAGCTGATTGAAGAATGTATGATTTTAGCCAATGTATCGGCGGCTAAATTACTTGAGAAACACGAAGCAAGTGCGTTATTTAGGGTGCATGATGAACCTGATAGCGAAAAACTAGGTAACTTTACTCAGTTTTTAACTGAGTTGGGTATTGAGAGCACGCTAAGCGATGAACCTACCCCGAAAGAGATCACTCAAGTGTTGGCTCGTTTAGGGGATCGTCCTGAGGCTGAACTTATTCAAACTATGCTACTGCGCTCAATGAAGCAAGCGGTATATCAGCCAGATAACATAGGTCACTTTGGTTTAGCATTATCAGCTTATGCGCATTTTACCTCGCCAATTCGCCGTTACCCCGATTTAGTGGTACACCGTGCAATTAAAGCGGTGTTAAAAGCGCAAGGCCAACAAACGTCAGGTGAATATGCCTACAGCGATGATGAAGTCGATCAACTTGGTGAGCAGTGTTCTACCACTGAGCGCCGCGCAGATGATGCCACCCGTGAAGTAGCCGATTGGCTAAAATGTGAATACATGCAAGATCATGTAGGCACGGAGTTTAACGGGGTTATTTCATCGGTTACTAATTTTGGTTTATTTATTCGTTTAGATGATTTGCAAATTGATGGATTAATTCATGTTACCAATTTAGGTGATGAATACTTCCAACATGATGCGGCTAAACATTGCTTGGTGGGTGAACACACACATACGGTTTATCGTTTAGGCGATAAAGTAACTGTACAAGTTGCCTCGGTAAGCTTAGATGATCGCCGAATTAACTTAACGTTTAAAGGCGATGTGGCTCAAGATCGTTATGCGCGTCGTCGTGCGCCAAAAAAGAATGCCCCAGCAAGTGTTCGCTCGCAACTTAAAGCCGGTAAAATACCGGGTAAAAAGTCAGCAAGCGACAGTAAAAAACCAAAAGATGGAAAAAAGCCTGCAAGTAAAACTAAAGCAGCGGGTAAATCTAAAGTAACAGCGGATGACACCACCGCGAAGAAAAAAACCAAAAAGAAAGCGGTCAAAAAGCCTAAAAGACCAGGTAAAAATGCCCGTAAACGTAGTAGCCCAGGAGCAAACAATTCGTGA
- the queG gene encoding tRNA epoxyqueuosine(34) reductase QueG has translation MSDVNLNYEQLAQQIKLWGQELGFSEVGITDIDLTKHEAQLQRWLDAGFHGSMDYMAAHGMKRARPNELIPGTQRVISVKMNYLPPDSGFAKNLKNTEKAYISRYALGRDYHKLMRNRIKQLGKKIEQYVGDYSFRPFVDSAPVLERQLAEKAGLGWRGKHSLLINKEAGSWFFLGELFVDLPLPIDNENTFEGCGKCVACITLCPTGAIVEPYVVDARKCISYLTIEHQGAIPEQYRTLMGNRIYGCDDCQLVCPWNRYGKITDEADFHPRTQLKNKDLLELFAWDETTFLKNTEGSPIRRIGHERWLRNIAVGLGNADFSPAIIAALEDKRQAVSDLVGEHINWALAQQHDKQRQKLRKTARLIRIVEKGLPRDA, from the coding sequence GTGAGCGACGTCAATCTAAATTATGAACAGCTAGCCCAGCAAATAAAGCTATGGGGTCAAGAACTTGGCTTTAGTGAAGTGGGTATTACTGACATTGATTTAACTAAGCATGAAGCACAGCTGCAGCGATGGCTTGATGCGGGTTTTCATGGCTCAATGGATTATATGGCAGCCCATGGTATGAAGCGTGCTCGCCCTAATGAGCTAATACCCGGAACACAGCGGGTTATTTCAGTTAAAATGAATTACCTCCCACCTGATTCTGGCTTTGCCAAAAACCTTAAAAATACCGAAAAAGCCTATATCAGTCGATATGCCCTTGGCCGTGACTATCATAAGTTGATGCGCAACCGGATCAAACAGTTAGGTAAAAAAATTGAACAATATGTGGGTGACTATAGCTTTAGGCCTTTTGTTGATTCAGCCCCTGTACTTGAACGTCAACTCGCTGAAAAAGCGGGATTAGGCTGGCGCGGAAAGCATTCTTTATTAATAAATAAAGAGGCGGGTTCTTGGTTCTTTTTAGGTGAGCTTTTTGTCGACTTACCTTTACCTATTGATAACGAAAACACTTTTGAGGGCTGCGGCAAATGCGTTGCCTGCATAACACTATGCCCCACTGGTGCTATTGTAGAACCTTATGTGGTTGATGCGCGTAAGTGTATTTCGTATTTAACTATAGAGCATCAAGGCGCTATTCCTGAGCAATACAGAACATTAATGGGAAATCGCATTTATGGCTGTGACGATTGCCAATTGGTATGCCCATGGAACCGCTACGGAAAAATTACTGATGAGGCTGACTTTCATCCTCGTACACAATTAAAAAACAAAGATTTACTCGAGTTATTTGCTTGGGATGAAACTACCTTTTTAAAAAATACCGAGGGCAGTCCAATCCGCCGCATTGGCCATGAACGTTGGCTACGAAATATAGCCGTTGGCTTAGGTAACGCAGATTTTAGCCCGGCAATTATTGCTGCACTCGAAGATAAGCGCCAAGCGGTCAGTGACCTGGTGGGTGAACATATAAATTGGGCACTCGCCCAGCAACACGATAAACAAAGGCAAAAGCTACGCAAAACAGCACGATTAATTCGTATTGTCGAAAAAGGCCTCCCCAGAGACGCGTAA
- the rlmB gene encoding 23S rRNA (guanosine(2251)-2'-O)-methyltransferase RlmB, with protein MSNELIFGFHSVEAILAKEPERFIEIYALKGRDDKRLSPVIEQARQFGISVQFMQRKALDNKAKDEQHQGIIANVKAARVFNEKDLDEIIEREDTPFLLVLDGITDPHNLGACLRSADAAGVHAVIVPKDKSAKLNGTARKVACGAAETVPLIQVTNLARTLREIKDAGVWVVGTAGETDTHVFDASLTGPMAIVMGAEGEGMRRLTREHCDVLVKIPMAGTVSSLNVSVATGICLFEVLRQRAETN; from the coding sequence GTGAGTAATGAATTAATTTTTGGCTTTCACTCTGTTGAAGCAATTTTAGCAAAAGAGCCAGAGCGCTTTATAGAAATATACGCCCTTAAGGGACGTGATGATAAGCGTTTATCGCCTGTGATTGAGCAAGCGCGTCAGTTTGGTATTTCAGTACAGTTTATGCAACGAAAAGCGCTTGATAACAAAGCGAAAGATGAACAGCATCAAGGTATTATCGCCAACGTAAAAGCGGCGCGAGTGTTTAATGAAAAAGATCTCGATGAGATCATTGAACGCGAAGACACGCCATTTTTACTGGTACTTGATGGCATTACCGATCCGCATAATTTAGGCGCTTGCTTACGTAGTGCCGATGCAGCGGGTGTACATGCGGTGATTGTTCCTAAAGATAAATCAGCAAAGCTTAATGGCACAGCACGTAAAGTGGCCTGTGGCGCAGCAGAAACGGTACCGCTTATTCAGGTAACTAACCTTGCACGTACATTACGTGAAATAAAAGACGCGGGCGTTTGGGTTGTAGGTACTGCCGGTGAAACCGACACACATGTATTTGATGCCAGCTTAACAGGCCCAATGGCGATTGTGATGGGTGCTGAAGGCGAGGGCATGCGCCGCTTAACACGTGAGCATTGTGATGTGCTCGTTAAAATCCCAATGGCAGGCACGGTTTCAAGTTTAAATGTATCGGTAGCAACCGGCATTTGTTTATTTGAAGTGTTACGCCAGCGCGCAGAAACAAATTAA
- a CDS encoding glycerophosphodiester phosphodiesterase: MKIFAHRGTSTHFPENTHSAIMAALKANVDGIEVDVQSALDDYVIIHDTYLDRTTNGKGKVCDLSAQQIQQFDAGNGEQVPTLQQLIDWNSNQTLLNLELKHTFELEKFAAQLEMNITANKISADNILVSSFNHHQLHWLKNRLPWLKIGALTASIPLQYAKFAEDLQAFSIHVDKNFMNKSFVDDAKLRGLQVFAYTVDEVEDIKLMLACGVDGIFTNDPERTKHFLAQLNEL, from the coding sequence ATGAAAATATTTGCTCATAGAGGCACAAGCACACACTTTCCTGAAAATACACATAGCGCCATTATGGCGGCGTTAAAAGCAAATGTAGATGGCATTGAGGTTGATGTACAAAGCGCACTTGATGACTACGTGATTATTCATGATACCTACCTAGATAGAACCACTAATGGTAAAGGTAAAGTGTGCGACCTAAGCGCTCAGCAAATTCAACAATTTGATGCGGGAAATGGTGAGCAAGTGCCTACCCTACAACAACTAATTGACTGGAATAGCAACCAAACCTTACTTAATTTAGAGCTAAAACATACTTTTGAACTAGAAAAGTTTGCTGCGCAACTAGAAATGAATATTACTGCAAATAAGATATCAGCAGACAATATTTTAGTTTCATCATTTAATCATCATCAACTACACTGGCTAAAGAACCGCTTGCCTTGGCTTAAAATTGGCGCACTTACTGCATCAATTCCATTGCAGTATGCGAAGTTTGCTGAAGACTTACAGGCCTTTAGCATTCATGTTGACAAAAACTTTATGAACAAGTCGTTTGTTGACGATGCCAAACTGCGCGGCTTACAGGTGTTTGCCTACACCGTAGATGAAGTTGAAGATATTAAACTGATGCTTGCCTGTGGTGTTGATGGCATTTTTACTAACGACCCTGAACGAACTAAGCATTTTTTGGCGCAATTAAATGAACTATAA
- a CDS encoding enoyl-CoA hydratase/isomerase family protein, translating into MTALIKITTEQSVAILTMNTAENRHNPSFIAELNQHLDSIEANGDINAVVLTSSSDKSWSLGIDLQWMASSDNTPTVIADFMDSIGQLFKRIVTFPMPIIAALNGHTYGNGSVLACACDFRFMKSDKGFFCFPEVDVLVPFVPSMFPIINKAINPQFFNRLAMTGERVDAQKLLQQNVVEAIFADEQALQAGVLEFAQSFNKNRWIYAQNKTQMNKPILDVMAAQDSAFIENISTLLWKKLQQK; encoded by the coding sequence ATGACCGCATTAATAAAGATTACCACTGAGCAAAGCGTGGCAATACTTACCATGAATACCGCTGAAAACCGCCATAACCCTAGTTTTATAGCTGAACTTAATCAACACTTAGATAGCATAGAAGCCAATGGCGATATTAACGCCGTAGTATTAACCTCAAGCAGCGATAAAAGCTGGTCATTGGGAATAGATTTACAGTGGATGGCAAGTTCAGATAACACGCCTACAGTTATTGCCGATTTTATGGATTCGATAGGGCAGTTATTTAAACGCATAGTGACGTTTCCTATGCCTATCATTGCTGCATTAAACGGTCACACTTATGGTAATGGCTCGGTGTTGGCATGTGCCTGTGATTTTCGGTTTATGAAATCGGACAAAGGCTTTTTCTGCTTTCCTGAAGTTGATGTACTGGTACCGTTTGTACCGTCTATGTTTCCGATTATTAATAAAGCGATTAATCCTCAATTTTTTAACCGCTTAGCTATGACTGGCGAGCGTGTTGATGCGCAAAAATTGTTACAACAAAATGTGGTAGAAGCAATTTTTGCTGATGAGCAAGCCTTGCAAGCGGGTGTGTTAGAGTTTGCGCAAAGCTTTAATAAAAATCGTTGGATATACGCTCAAAACAAAACCCAAATGAACAAACCAATACTCGATGTTATGGCTGCACAAGACTCGGCTTTTATTGAAAACATCAGCACGCTATTGTGGAAGAAACTACAGCAAAAGTAA